GCCCCTTCCTCGATGCCTTCACCTCCCTTGCGCCACCTCCGGGCCCCCGGCACAGCGCCCAAGGCCTGGTGCAGCCGACGGATGAGACCTTCTCCGGCTTCGTGTTCAAGATTCAGGCGAACATGGACCCGCAACATCGCGACCGCATGGCCTTCCTTCGCATCTGCTCCGGCCGCTTCGAAAAAGACATGATGGTCTATCACGCCAGATTGGGCCGGAAGATCCGGATGACGCGTCCGCATCGGCTCTTCGGCCGCGACCGCGAAACGATCGACGAGGCCTACCCCGGCGATGTGGTGGGGCTGGTGAATCCGGGCCTGTTCACCATCGGCGATACGTTGACCTCCGACTCCAAGCTCAGCTTCGATCCCATTCCGCATTTTCCTCCCGAATGTTTCGGTCTCTTGCGGACACAGGACATTTCCAAGCACAAACAGTTTCAAAAAGGCCTGAAGCAGCTGGAAGAGGAAGGGGTCATGCAGATTTTCTACTCACCGGACCACGTGCGCCGCGAGCCGGTGCTGGCTGCGGTGGGTGAACTGCAGTTCGACGTCGTCATGTCGCGCCTGGAGCACGAATACGGCGTGAAAACCTCCGTCGAGCGCATGCCCCACACCATGGCCCGCTGGATCGTCGGGGACCCCACCGCCATTGCTGCGGTCTATTGGCCATCGGATACCGTCCGCCTCGTGGATCAGCAGGGACGCGGCGTCATGTTGTTTACCACCGAACACCTGCTGGCCTATTGCGTCAAATCGAATCCTTCCATCAAATTCCTACTGCGAGAAGAAGTCGCCGGCCAGTAAGATTGACGGCCGAACACCACTCCCTTGCACGACGTGGCAGCGCCACGCCCCTCATCGTGTACGCCGGTCCGTCTCTTGACACCGGCAGGAGTGTCCAGTATGACTGGACACTCCTGCCGGTCTCGTTTACACCTGACATGGATGCCCGTTCACGGATCGATGCACCATCGGACAACCGGCTCTTGAGCGCACGGTTATGAGACGCGACGATCACAGGGGAATCATCGCCTTCGCGACGCTGGCCGTCTTCCTTGCCGGCTCTGCCATCCTCGTACTCACGGGGGTGACGACGATCCGCCACCTCCTGGACAACGTCATCTCGGCCTATCTGCTGGGCTGGGCGTTGTACGGCATGTTCAACCGGATGCCGCTCTCGGAAACCGGAACGCGCTTCCTTCTTACGACGGGCTCGCTCGTGTTCTGCTGGGTGCTCGCAGAAGGAGCCGTCCTGCTCGGTCTCGTCGATTACCGTGTCCTCTTCGGTTCGTACGAATCCGGAACGGCGCTGAGCGTGGCGGGACGACGGTTCGACAAGGAACTGTTGTGGCGACACGATCCGCACTATCGCTATGAAGCGCCGTACCAAGGCAACATCGGTCGAGCGCTCTGCATCCCTCCGGATCCTGCCCGAACGGTCGCTGTCCGTTATGATCGAAACGGATTTCGTAATGCCCGCGACCTCGACTCGGCCGAGATCGTCGTGATCGGAGATTCATACATGGAGGGCTACTTCACGCCGGACGAACGTGTGATCACGACCCGGCTGAGTGAATTGCAAGAGAAGTCCGTCGCCAATCTGGGACACTCAGGGTATGGGCCTCAACAGGAATTGGTCGTCCTGCAACGGTTCGGCTTCCCCCTCGCACCCCAAACGGTGGTCTGGGCATTTTTTGAAGGCAATGACTTCTTGGATGCGGAGCGCTACGAGGAGAAAGTACTCCGATCAGGCAACGGCTGGTGGCAGGATTTCTGGTTTCGGTCATTGAGCAGAAATGTCTCGGCTCTTCTGTTCCGGTCGGAGCAGCCATGCACGCCGGATGAGTCCCTGAAGGAGCTCCGCGCCGAGTTTCTCGACAGCATGCACCGGACGACGACCGTCTTTTTTGCCTCCGCCGAAGTGGAGCGGGTCTCAGAGCCGACTCTTCGCAAAGCCGTTGCTCCGATCATCCGGGCAGCGCAACTCTGCCGCGACCGGAATATCCGTTTCCTGGTGGCGTTTGTGCCGGAAAAATTCCGCGTCTACCACGATCTCCCAAACCTAGCCTTGTCGACAGCCGCGATCCGTCAATGGCATGTCAGCGACGTACCCGGTCGACTCCAGCGACTGTTGGCGGACGCAGATCCACGTATCGAGTATGTCGACCTCACCCCGGCCCTGAAAACCGCAGCACGCTCCGGCATTCCCACCTACCTGCCGGACGACACACATTGGACAGATGAAGGAAACCTGGTGGCCGCCGACGCAATTCACCGCGCGTTACAGAAAGGCTTTCCCGCTGAGCTTCCACCGCGCAACCCATGACGTTGGCCGCACGACACTGCAGCCGCCACGACCATCGTCAAATGTGTTATAAGGATCTAGCATCTCCGGACCCCCCGGCGACCTCCGGAAAGCTGATGCGAGCACGATCACACCTCTTGCTGCCCTTAGCGCCTCAGGCTAACTCGGCCTAGGTGCCTTGCCCGCTCTCACAGGGACTGACGTTTCCACGCCCTCCGTGCAGCAGGACCGGCACGGATGACCGAGCGTCGCACACCGACGCGATCGGCGATCGGTCCGCCTGACAATCACGATACACACTGAGGCCGATACCGGTTTCGAGGAGAAGACCCATGCCGAAGGCAAGAACCGCAAAAAACTGTTACTGCTGCGAAGCCGACGATCGAATCAAGATGACCTTCATGATCTGCGCCTTGTGCCACCGACCATTCTGCAGTGCTCATGGCGTGCCCGACTTGGAGCAATGCACCAAGTGCCTGGAGGCGAGCGAAGAAACGGAGTAAGCCTCACAGGATGCTGAAACATTCTGTCAGCCGCGTGCTCGCATCGCTCGCCGATTCGTGCATCGTGACACGTTTCTCGTGAAGAGACGGCATCCGGCTTCGACACGAGAGACGAATCCCACATGCTCGAACCGGCCCCGGGAAGCACGACTCGTCAGACCGACGGTTTCTTTTTTTTCTTCTTGATCCCCACCATCACCGACACCCGCGCCTGTCGCGACAGGGCCTGATCGATCCGGCTTTTCCCGTTGGTCGTCAGAATAACCAGCCCGTTATGGTCTTCGATGCGTTGCAGCAGGTGTGCGGCACCGGCATCCGCATACGGACTTCCACCCCCGCGTCGCGTGCCGAACAACGCATCGGCCCCGTCGAAAAACAGGATCGAACCGCTGCGCTCCGCGTCGTCGAATACCCGGTTGATATTCTTTTCGGTTTCCCCGACCCGCCGACTCACCAGGGACGACAGATTCACTTTCGACAGGTCGAGCTTCAGTTCCTCCGCCACCAATTCCGCTGCTTTGTTCCGGCGGAGCGGGGTCGAGCCGGAGAGCACCACCACTGCCACGGTCGGCCGCTTCGGGCGAGCGGACCGGTTACGCCGCGCAGGTGCCGTCTGTTTCGTCACCGATGGGGTCACGACCTGCGTGCGGCTCTTCTTGGCAGGCTTTCTCGCC
This sequence is a window from Fimbriimonadaceae bacterium. Protein-coding genes within it:
- a CDS encoding AAA family ATPase; its protein translation is MVDTRVKQPARKPAKKSRTQVVTPSVTKQTAPARRNRSARPKRPTVAVVVLSGSTPLRRNKAAELVAEELKLDLSKVNLSSLVSRRVGETEKNINRVFDDAERSGSILFFDGADALFGTRRGGGSPYADAGAAHLLQRIEDHNGLVILTTNGKSRIDQALSRQARVSVMVGIKKKKKKPSV